The DNA sequence CTTCCATTAACAGTTAATTTATTTTCACAATATAGTTTTACACTTTTTTTAAGAATTTTATGTTCTACATCTAGTACCCTTGATGCTAAAGTTTCTGGTGTATCATCATACTTAACTTCTACACTTTCTTGAATTATTATAGGCCCTGTATCTGCACCTTCATCAACAAAATGTACAGTAGCACCACTTAATTTTGCTCCATAATCTATAACAGCTTTATGAACTCGTTTCCCGTAATACCCTTCTCCACAGAAAGCTGGTATTAATGATGGATGAATATTTATAATTTTGTTTCTAAAAGTTTTTACAAAGTTTGGACTCATAATTTTTAAGTATCCAGCAAGAACTATTAAATCAATTTTTTCTATCTTTAATAATTTAATAACCTCATCTTCATTTTTCTCAACTATAGCTTTTATATTGTGTTTTTTAGCTCTTTCTAGACCATAAGCTCCATCTTTATTTGATATAACAAGCTTGACTTTTCCATTTATATATCCACTTTCACAACCATCTATAATGCTTTGTAAGTTGCTTCCTCCTCCGGATATTAAAACTGCAATGTTTAGCATAGACTTACTCCTTCATGGCTATCTACAACTTCACCAATTATAAAAGCTTTTTCTTCTCCTTCATTTATAAATTTAGTTATCTCTCCTGATTTATCTGAATCTACAACTATTACAAGCCCAATTCCCATATTAAAACTTTTGTGTAGTTCTATTTCATCTATAGAATTAAATTTCTCTATCATTTTGAATATAGGTGGCTTTTCCCAAGAATTTTTATTTATATTTATTCCAAGACCTTTTGGTATTACTCTAGGTATATTTTCTATAACTCCTCCACCTGTTATATGTGCTATTGCTTTTAAGTCATATTTTTCTATTAAATTCATAACAAGTTTCACGTATATCTTAGTTGGTACAAGAAGTGCTTCCCCTAATGTCATTTCTAATTCTTCTATATACTGATTTAATTCATATTTATATTCTTCTAAGAAAATCTTTCTTATAAATGAATATCCATTACTATGTATTCCGCTTGATGCGATTCCTATTAAAGTATCTCCTGCTTTAACACTTTTCCCACTTATTATTTTATTTTTATCTGCTATCCCAACTGAAAAACCAGCTAGATCATAATCTTCTTTTGAATACATTCCAGGCATTTCAGCTGTTTCTCCACCTATAAGTGCACATCCTGCTTGTTTGCATCCTTCAACTATTCCAGAAACTATATCATCTATTTTTTCAGGAACTAACTTACCTGTAGCTATATAATCTAAGAAAAATAATGGCTTAGCACCTTGACATATAAGGTCATTAACACACATTGCTACTAAGTCTATACCTACTGTATTATGAATATTTAGCATCTGAGCTAGTTTCAACTTAGTTCCAACTCCATCAGTCGATGAAAGAAGTACTGGTTCTTCCATATTCATAAAGTCTTTTAAACTATATAATCCACTAAAATTTCCTAAATCACCTATAACGTTATTATCATAAGTTCCTTTTATTTTATTTTTTATAAGATTAACAGCTCTATTTCCTTCGTCTATATCTACACCTGAGTCTCTATAAGTTAACATGATACAAGTTCCCCCTCATCGATTTTTTCAACTGGATATTTTCCATCAAAACATGCCTTGCAGAAAGTTGATTTATTTTCTGTTGCTTCTAAAGTTCCTTCTATACTTAAAAATTTAAGTGTGTCGCATCCTATATAATCTCTTATTTCTTCTAAATCATATTTTGAAGCTATTAAGTTAGAACGATGTGGAGTATCTATTCCATAGTAACAAGAGTGAGTTACTTCAGGAGAAGTTATTCTTAAATGTATTTCTTTGGCTCCCGCATCTCTTAATGATTTAACAATTTGTCTTGAAGTTGTTCCCCTCACTACTGAATCATCTACTAAAACAATTGACTTATCTTTTACTACATTCATTAATGGATTTAATTTTATCTTTACTCCTATTTCTCGTTCTTCTTGAGTCGGTTTTATAAACGTTCTTCCCACATATCTATTTTTAACAAGACCTTCTGTAAGTTTAATTTTACTAGCATTCGAATATCCTATGGCCCCAGCCCATCCAGAGTCTGGTACAGGAACTACTATATCTGCATTTATATTTTCATCTTGAGCTAAAATTTCTCCACACTTTACTCTAAACTCATATGCATTAACATTGTCTATGGTTGCATCATTTCTGGCAAAGTATATATGTTCAAATATACAACTTGCTTTTATCGGTTTATAATTTTCTCTATAGTGATATGATTTTAGTTTATTATCTTTTATCACAATAATTTCTCCAGGCTCAATATCTCTTAGAACTTCGCCTCCTAATATGTTAATTGCACAGTTTTCAGATGCTACTATATATGTGTCATCTTTTTTTCCTAATAATAATGGTCTAAATCCATGAGGATCTCTAACCGCTACAAGTTCATTTTCACTGCTCGCTATAACTAATGAATAAGCACCCTTTATATAATCCATAGTTATTTTTAAGCTTTCAACTATATCCCCTTTATAATATCTTGCTAGTATACAAAGTATAGCCTCTGTATCTGAATCTGATTGAAGCATATATCCTTCTTCTTCTAACATATTTCTTAAATAATTTGCATTAACAAGGTTTCCATTATGGGCTATAGATAATTGTCTCTTTCTACATCTTCCTACTAATGGTTGACAATTAGATAAGCTACTTCCCCCAGCTGTAGAATATCTTACATGTCCTATTCCTATATTTCCTTTTAGTTTTTCTAACTCACTAGATTTAAAAACATCTCCTACAAGTCCCATATCCTTTTTAAAATTTATTTGGTTTCCATTTAAAACTGATATACCGCAACTCTCTTGCCCTCTATGCTGTATAGAGTATAATGAGTAATACAGTTCTTTTGATATATCTTTATTCGAGCATATTCCTACTACACCGCACATTTAAATATCCCCCTGATTAATTTTCTATTCTAGAAAGAACTTCTGTGTATCCTTCTACTAAATCTCCCAAATCTCTTCTAAATCTATCCTTATCAAATTTCTCATTTGTATCTACATCCCAAAGTCTACAAGTATCTGGAGATATTTCATCAGCTAATATTATATTTCCATCTACATCTTTACCAAATTCTAATTTAAAATCTACTAGCTTAAAGTTCATACTTAAGAAGAATTTCTTCATTATCTCATTTATTTTTAAAGTTTCTTCTTTTAAAAATGCTAATTCTTCTCTAGTTGCAAGTTTCATTGCTACTGCATGATCATCATTTAGCATTGGATCTCCATAATCATCGTTTTTATATGAAAGTTCAAATATTGGTTCTTCTAAAACTATACCTTCTTCTATTCCATATCTTTTACAAAATGAACCTGCTGTTATATTTCTTACAATCACTTCAAGTGGTAAAATTTCAACTTTTTTAACTATCATTTCTCTGTCCGAAACCCCTTTTATAAAATGAGTCTCTATACCTTCTTTTTCTAACATTTCAAACATAGCTGTGCATATTTTATTGTTTAATATTCCCTTTGAATTTATTGAAGCTTTTTTTTCACCATTAAATGCTGTTGCATCATCTTTGTAGTAAACTAAGTATTCATTTTGATTTTCTGTACTAAATATTTGTTTTGCTTTTCCTTCATATAATAACATTTTGATTACCCCCTTAAATTTTGATCATCTTCTAATACTTTTAATTCCATCTCTTTTCTATAATTCTTTAATTGTTCTTTAATTACTGGATATTTAATGCTCATTATCTGAGTAGCCATTAATGCTGCATTTACTCCAGAATCTATAGTTACAGTAGCTACAGGTATTCCTTGTGGCATTTGAACTATTGAAAGAAGTGAATCTAATCCATCCATTGTAGATGACTTTATTGGTAACCCTATAACTGGTATTAAAGTATGCGATGCTATTACTCCTGGTAAATGTGCTGCTTTTCCTGCAGCTCCTATTATTACATCTGTATCATTTTCTATTTCTTTTAAAAAATTCATTAGCTGATTTGGTGTTCTATGAGCTGATAGTACTCTAACTGAAACTTCTATTTTGAACTTTTCTAAAAGTTCTATTCCCTTTTCTAATTTTGGATAATCTGATTTTGAACCCATAACTACTGCTACTTTCATATCACAATCCTCCTATTTTTACGTACATATAGACTTTATATATAGTTTAATATACATATTATATAACGAACTTTATATTTAGATAATATACTATTGTACGTATATTATCAACCGTATTTTTAATTTTGTTCGTATTTTTCTAATTTATATTTAATTTCAAATTAATAATAAATATAATTCATAGATATTACATTGAAAATTTTATATTTAAAAATTCTTTAATTTTATTTTTAATAAAAAATAGACTATCTAAAAATAAATATCTTATGAATAAACTCCTACTATTTATTCAAATGATTCGATATTTTTAGATAGTCTATTTTAAATTTTACAAACTAATAATCCTTATCCTTTTAGTATGTCTATAATTTTTCCTGTATACATATTAACCTCAAACCACCCACTAGTAGCAACATGACTTTCTTCTTTATTGGTTATAACATCATATGCATGAACAATATAAACATCCCCAGAAATATTATCTACTTCTATAAAGTTTGGAATATAGGATTTTTCATTTTTTAAATATTCTTTTACTAATTTTACAGCATCTTCTTTACTTAATTTTTCTTTTGTATTAGATACTGCTATAGCATTTGATTTTACATTATCTTTGTTTTCAAAACTCAAACTACTTGCACAACCTATAATTAAAAATCCTGAAATAACTATACTAACTACTAATAATCCGTATAATTTCATAAATTACCTCCAAATCAATCCATATCTTAACTATCTAATATAGTTCACAAGTTATAAATTTTTATTCAATTTATTATTCTATTAATTTTAAATTTTGCAAAAATATTAGAAATCTAATTAAGATGTTTGAAAGCTATTTATTGTGGTATCTATTTAAAATAATTAAAAATTATACTTAGGGAGATGAATTAAAGATGAAATCTTTAAAAGGAACTAAAACAGCACAAAACTTAATGAATGTATTTGCAGGGGAATCACAAGCAAAAAATAAATATCAATTCTATGCTAAAATAGCTAGAAAAGAAGGTTATGCTCAAATAGGGGATATATTTGATGAAACTGCACATAACGAAGAAATGCATGGTAAAATTTTCTTCAGATATTTATTAAATGATTTTACTGGCGAAGATTTACAAGTAACAGGCTCTTATGGGGTAGGTATGGGCACTACTTTAGAAAATTTAAAAACTGCTGCAAAAGGGGAAGATGAAGAAGACACTCTTTATTTAAAATTTGCTGCAGAAGCTAGAGAAGAAGGTTTTGAAGAGATAGCTGCTTCATTTACACATATACATGGTATAGAAGCTCATCATAGAGATAGATTCTTAAGATTAGCTAAAAACATAGAGGAAGGTATAGTATTTAAAAGACCTGAAGTTCATGAATGGATATGTACAGTTTGTGGATATGTTCATGTGGGAGAAGAAGCTCCTCAAGTATGTCCAGCATGTAAACATCCTCAAGGATATTATGAGCTAAGAGCTGAAAATTTCTAAGTATAAAAAAGGGTTAAGTACATATTTTATATGTATTTAACCTTTTTTTATATATTTTTTAAAATAAAAAAGAGACTGTATAGTCTCTTTTTTATTTGTTTTGTTGTAATTATTATAATAAAATAAATTTTAATATGAACATAATTGAAAGTAATATTAAGGATATATTTACTTCTTTTTTCTTACCTGTAGCTAATTTTAAAACTGTAAATGATATTATCCCAAATATAATACCATCCGCTATACTGTAAGCTAAAGGCATCATAGCAAATGTTAAGAATGCTGGAATAGCATTAGTAAAATCACTAAAATCTATTTGAAGTAATGAACTTGCCATCATAACTCCTACTAATATAAGCACTGGTGCTGTAGCTTGTGGCGGTATTGAAGTAAATATTGGAGCAAAGAATAGTGATAATAAGAATAATACTCCTGTTGTTAATGCTGTTAGTCCAGTTCTTCCTCCTTCTCCTATACCTGAAGCACTTTCCACATAAGCTGTAACAGTTGAAGTTCCAAGTAATGCACCAGTAGTAGTTGCTATAGCATCTGAAAATAATGCTTGTTTAGCTTTAGGTAGTTTACCATTTTCATCTAACATATTCCCTTTAGATGCTACCCCAACTAAACATCCTACTGTATCAAATAAATCAACAAATAAGAATGTAAATACTACTACAATCATATCTAAACTAAAAACTTGACTCGCAGGTACTGAGAAAGCTTGTAAAAATACAGGCTTTAAAGATGGTACTGATGAAACTATAGCTGAAGGTAATTGAACTAACCCTCCAACAATTCCTATTACAGTAGTTACTACCATAGCCAATAAAAATGTTCCTTTTACATTTTTTGAAAGTAATACTGCTGCTATTACTAATCCTGCTATAGCAAGTAAAACAGTTGGACTTTGCATATTACCAAGTTGTAATATAGCTCCTCCACCTTCTACTATTCCTGCATTTACTAAACCTATAAAAGCTATAAATAAACCTATACCAGCTGTAACAGCATGTTTTAAAACACCAGGTATACAGTCTATAATTTTTTCACGTACATTTGTTACTGTTAATAAAATAAATATTAAACCTTCTATTAAAACTGCACATAAAGCAAATTGCCAGCTATATCCCATTTGCAAAACAACTGTATATGCAAAGAATGCATTTAATCCCATCCCAGGAGCTAATGCAATCGGGTAGTTTGCTAATAACCCCATTACAGAACTTCCTATAAAAGCAGCTATAGCAGTTGCAGCAAATACTGCATTTTTATTCATTCCTGCATCCCCTAATATACTAGGATTTACAACTAATATATATGCCATCGTCATAAATGTTGTTATCCCTGCTATAATTTCAGTTTTAACATTCGTGTTATGGTCACTTAGTTTAAAAACTCTATCCAAAAAAGACTTATTTTTTTTCGAAGTTTGTGCTATTTGCATGTCTTTCCTCCTATTTATAAAATATAATTATAATTTCGTTCGTGTTTTATTAACTTTACAACTTAATTATATTTTATAACCAATATTTTTTCAAGTCATTTCCGAACATTTTTTTATTTTTTTTATTTTTTATTCATTTTTAGTTTGTTTTCTAATTTTATATAATAAAAAAACTAGTTTGAAATAGACTATAAGCTCTGCATCCTATTTCAAACTAGTTTTTGTTGTTTTATTTTGACTCTACTAATTCTTCTTTTGTTTCATTTTCTTTAATTTCATTTTCACTTAAACCTCTATTATATTTTTTTGTAAATATAACTACTAATAAAACTGATGCTATAAAATATAATGTACTCGCTATATAATAAGCATTCCCATATCCTGCTTCTGTTTTTAATAATGAATATCTAGCATATATCCCTGCAAATATACCTACTATAGAATTTGATATAAGTATAAATGAACTATATGCTGGAGCTAAGTTTTTAGGAACAAATGTAAGTGGTAGTGATTGCTGTATAGGATTCGATGCATTAGCCAGTCCTGATCTTAAAAATAATACAGCCCCTATTATCCATGCAATATTTCCTCCGAACATAGTACCATTAGCCATGATTAACATAAGAGGAATGCATAGTATCATTGATAGAGATATAGTCACTATAGATCCTAGTTTTTTCTCTAAAAATGGTGCTGCTAAAAATCCTAATACCATTGCTAACGTTTGCATTGTAATTATAGTAGACACCGTACCTCTACTTATATGCAAGAAATTATTTAAATATATTGGAAAATATGGTGTTATTAATAATGCTCCAAATCTTATTATGCTAAATATTACAACCCACATAAGAATATATTTATTACAAAATATTTTTAAATCAAATTTTTTCTCTGATTTTCTAGCTGCTATTTCTTCTTCTGTTTCTCTGTAATCTTCAACTCTCTCTCTTAAAAAGAATAAACAAATTAAGGCCAAAGCTGTAAATATAATTGCAATCCATAAAGCAAACTCATAAGAACTTATATAATATCCCATTTGAGTAGAATTTAATTTACTTGCATTTTCAGATAAAACTGAAGCTTTATCATAGCTTATATCTAAATATTTACTAAATTTCCATACGACGATTTTCCCATTTAAAAATGTTAATATTGATTGACTTATTAAGTTACAATACATAACTCTTGCGAACATAGAGATTCTTTTATCTTTTGGTGTATATGATGTGAACATTAGAGGATATATGAAGTCGAATAATCCGGCTCCAATATTAACTAAGATGTTGGCTACAAGAATAACTCCTGCATTACTACTATAAATACATGATAATAATGCTCCTATTAATACAACTGGTGCACATATTATAATTTTTTTGTATCCCAATTTGTGAACTAATAAAAGTGTCATTGCCATTATGAAAGTTCCTATAGATGTATACATTGGTAAGCCTTTTACAACATCTGGTACTGTTAAGTTAAGATATGATATGTACGAATCGTTGGTTATACCAGTAACAGCTCCCATGAAAATATAACTTACAATGAATATGGCACAATTGTATTTCCATCTCTTGTCCCAACTCTTATCATTGCTAGTAATTATACCTACTAATCTTTCTTCCATATACTTCACCCCTTGAGTTGTTTTTTTTAATTATATAACAATATTCAACAAAAAAATCATAGTTTTTGTTTACATAATATTTACATTAATGGAATATAATTTATATTTTTTAATTAGTTTAATTTTTAACAATTATATTCTTAATTTAGAAAATAAAAAATTAACTGAATTATACCTTAAGCTTTTTATTGATATTTATTATCAAATCAATAATATTTGATAATAAATTAAATATTATTTTTACAAAAATTATTTAATTTATTTAGCATTTTTTGAATTGTTTATTTAATTTTATTTAGCAAATAAAAAAGTCTATAAACATATTGTTTATAGACTTTAATTTTTATAAAAATGCAAATTTTAAAATGAATATTATACTTAATACAAGTAATGAAATCTTTGTTTCTTCCTTTTTTCCAGCAATTAATTTTAAGAAAGTATATGCTATTATTCCAAACATAATACCATCAGCAACACTATATGATAAAGGCATCATAATAAATGTTATAAATGCTGGTATCGCATCTGTAAAATCCTCAAAATTTATTTTTAATATAGAACTTGCCATCAAGAATCCTACTAGTATAAGTATCGGTGCAGTTGCTTGAGCAGGTATCGATACAAATAATGGAGCAAAGAATAAAGATATAAAGAACAAAATTCCCGTTACACATGCTGTTAGTCCTGTTCTTCCTCCTACAGCTATACCAGATCCACTTTCTACAGTAGTAGCCAATGTAGATGTTCCTAATACAGATGCTGAAGTAGTAGAAATAGACTCAGCTAGTAATGCTTTTTTTACATTTGGCATATTCCCATTTTCATCTAATAAATTAGCTCTTTGAGCTATTCCTAATAAAAATCCAATTGAATCAAACATATTAACAAATAATAATGTAAGAACTATAACTAGCATATCTAAACTAAATATCTGACTACGACTTACATCAAATACTTTCATAAATACAGGCTGAATAGATGGTGGTAAATCTATTATTCCAGTTGGCATAGGTACTATAGTAAATATCATCCCTATGGCAGATGTTATTATTATAGATATTAAAAATGCTCCGTTTACATTTTTTATTAATAATGTAGCCGCTATCATTAAACCTATTATAGCAAGTAAAACTACAGGAGACTTAATATTTCCTAAAGATATTATAGCTCCTCCTTGTTGAACTATACCTGCATTTACAAGCCCTATAAATGTTATAAATAATCCTATTCCAGCTGTAATTGCATGTTTTAAAACCTCTGGCATACATTCTATTATCTTTTCGCGCACATTAGTTATTGTTAATAATACAAATATAACTCCCTCTATGAACATAGCACATAAAGCAAATTGCCAAGTATATCCCATACCTAGTACTACAGTATAAGTAAAAAATGCATTTATACCCATACTAGGCGCTAATATTATAGGATAATTTGCAAGTAATCCCATTACAAAGCACCCTATACCTGAAGCTATAGCTGTTGCTGTGAATACCGCTCCTTTATCCATTCCAGCTTGTCCTAATATGCTAGGATTTACAACTAATATATATGCTATAGTCATAAAAGTTGTTACTCCTGCTAAAACTTCTGTTTTAACATTTGTGTTATTTTTACTTAATTTAAAAAACTTTTCTAAAGTATTTTGCATATTTTCCTCCAATGATGATATGTTTTCGTCTATAAAAATAAAATAAAAAAATAAAAAGCTTAAGCTTTTTATTTTTTTATAATTTATTAATTAAGTGTTCGAATAAACTTTTTATTCCCATTCAATAGTTCCAGGAGGTTTACTAGTTATATCATAAACTACTCTGTTAGCTCCATCAACTTCATTAACTATTCTATTAGAAATCTTTTCTAATACATCATATGGCATCTTATACCAATCTGATGTCATACCATCAGAAGAAGTAACAGCTCTTATACCTACTAAGTAAGCATATGTTCTTTCATCTCCCATAACTCCAACAGTTTTTACATCAGGTAAAGTAGCGAATGCTTGCCATATTTCACTGTATAATCCAGCTTTCTTTAACTCGTCCATGTATATAGCATCAGCTTCTCTTAAGATATCACATCTTTCTTTAGTAACTTCACCGATAACTCTTATTCCAAGACCTGGTCCTGGGAATGGATGTCTATATATTAAATCGTAATCTATACCAAGCTCTAAACCTATTTTTCTAACTTCATCTTTGAAAAGTTCTCTTAAAGGTTCAACTATTTTAAATTCTATGTCTTCAGGTATTCCTCCAACATTGTGGTGAGATTTTATTGTAGCAGCTTCTCCTTGTCCACTTTCTACAACGTCTGGATATATAGTTCCTTGAACTAAGAAGTCCATTTTACCTAATTTGTTAGATTCCTCTTCGAATACTCTTATAAACTCTTCACCTATTATTTTTCTCTTAGCTTCAGGCTCTGTTACACCTTTTAATTTAGATAAGAATCTATCTTCACAGTTAACTCTTATTAAATTCATATCGAACTTATCTCTAAATATTCTTTCAACATCATTTCCTTCATTTTTTCTAAGAAGTCCATGGTCTACGAATACACATGTTAAATTATCACCTATAGCTTTATGAACAAGTACAGCTGCAACTGATGAGTCAACTCCACCACTTAATGCACAAAGTACTTTCTTATCTCCTATAGTTTCTTTTATTTCTTTTATTTTTTCTTCTATGAATGAATCTGTTGTCCAATCTCCACTAACTTCACAAACATTGTATAAGAAGTTTCTTAATACTATATCTCCTTCTAAGCAATGTTCAACTTCTGGATGGAATTGAACTCCATATAATCTTTTCTCTGGATGATGCATAGCTGCTACTGGACAATCATTTGTATAAGCTGCTACTTCAAATCCTTCTGGTAAAACATCAATTAGGTCAGTATGGCTCATCCAAACTGTATTTGTAGTCATACCTGTAAATATATTTGATTCATTATATGTTATAGTTGTTTTTCCATATTCTTTTTCTGCATTAGTACCTTTTCTTACGTTACCACCTAATAAGTGAGCCATTAATTGAACTCCGTAACATATTCCAAGTATAGGCACTCCTATTTCGAATATTTCTTTACTTATTTTTGGAGATTCCTCTAAATATGCACTATTTGGTCCTCCAGTAAATATTATTCCTTTTGGATTTTTTGCTTTTATTACTTCTATATCTGTAGTATGAGGTAATATTTCACAGTAAACATTATTCTCTCTTACTCTTCTAGCTATTAATTGGTTATATTGGCCACCAAAATCTATTACTAAAACTAATTCATGTTGCTTTTTCATATTTTATACCTCCCCTTGAGTGCTATAATTCGGTGCTTCTTTAGTTATTGTTATATCGTGTGGATGACTTTCTTTTAAAGACGCTGATGTTATTTTTATAAACTCAGAATTTTCCATTAAGTCTTTTATAGTAGCTGCTCCACAATATCCCATACCGGCTCTTATACCACCTATCATTTGGTATACTATGTCTTCAGCTTTACCTTTATATGCAACCATTCCTTCAACACCTTCAGGAACTAATTTCTTAGCATCATTTTGGAAGTATCTATCTTTAGATCCTTTTTCCATTGCTCCTATTGATCCCATACCTCTATAAGTTTTATATGATCTTCCTCTATATAATACAGTTTCTCCTGGACTTTCCTCAGTTCCTGCAAACATAGATCCCATCATACATATTGAAGCTCCTGCTGCTAATGCTTTTACTATATCTCCAGAGTACTTTATTCCTCCATCAGCTATTACTGGAACTCCATACTTATGTCCTACTTCAGCACAATCCATAACTGCTGTTACTTGTGGAACACCTATTCCTGCAACAACTCTTGTTGTACATATTGAACCAGGTCCTATACCAACTTTAACACAGTCTGCTCCAGCTTTAATTAAATCTTCTGTTGCAGCTGCTGTTGCTACGTTTCCAGCTATAACTTGTAGCTTTGGATATCTTTCTTTTACTTTTTTAAGTGCATTTATAACACCCATAGAATGTCCATGTGCACTATCTAAAACAACAACGTCAACATTTGCTTTAACTAATGCATCTACTCTATCCATTAAATCAGCGCTTATTCCAAGAGCTGCTCCACATAATAATCTACCTTGAGCATCTTTTGCCGAATTTGGATATTGTATTTTCTTTTCTATATCTTTTATAGTTATTAATCCTTTTAAATGTCCTTCTTCATCAACTATTGGTAATTTCTCTATCTTATGTTTCTTTAATATTTGTTGAGCCTCTACTAAGTTTATCCCTTCTCTAGCTGTAACAAGATTTTCACTTGTCATAACTTGATCTACTTTTTTAGTAAAGTCATCTTCAAATTTTATATCTCTATTAGTTATTATCCCGATTAATTTATTGTCTTCATCAACAATTGGTACACCCGATATTTTATATCTTGCCATTATATCATCAGCATCTTTTATAGTATGTTCTTTTGATAAGAAAAATGGGTCTACGATAACTCCACTTTCACTTCTTTTTACTTTGTCAACTTCTAATGCTTGATCTTCTATAGACATATTTTTGTGTATTATTCCTATACCACCTTGTCTAGCCATTGAAATTGCCATTTTAGATTCAGTAACAGTATCCATCCCTGCACTCATTAATGGTATATTTAATTTTATAGTTTTTGTTAATTGAGTTTGTGTACTAACATCTTTTGGTAATACCTCTGATTTT is a window from the Paraclostridium sordellii genome containing:
- a CDS encoding MFS transporter, yielding MEERLVGIITSNDKSWDKRWKYNCAIFIVSYIFMGAVTGITNDSYISYLNLTVPDVVKGLPMYTSIGTFIMAMTLLLVHKLGYKKIIICAPVVLIGALLSCIYSSNAGVILVANILVNIGAGLFDFIYPLMFTSYTPKDKRISMFARVMYCNLISQSILTFLNGKIVVWKFSKYLDISYDKASVLSENASKLNSTQMGYYISSYEFALWIAIIFTALALICLFFLRERVEDYRETEEEIAARKSEKKFDLKIFCNKYILMWVVIFSIIRFGALLITPYFPIYLNNFLHISRGTVSTIITMQTLAMVLGFLAAPFLEKKLGSIVTISLSMILCIPLMLIMANGTMFGGNIAWIIGAVLFLRSGLANASNPIQQSLPLTFVPKNLAPAYSSFILISNSIVGIFAGIYARYSLLKTEAGYGNAYYIASTLYFIASVLLVVIFTKKYNRGLSENEIKENETKEELVESK
- a CDS encoding NCS2 family permease — translated: MQNTLEKFFKLSKNNTNVKTEVLAGVTTFMTIAYILVVNPSILGQAGMDKGAVFTATAIASGIGCFVMGLLANYPIILAPSMGINAFFTYTVVLGMGYTWQFALCAMFIEGVIFVLLTITNVREKIIECMPEVLKHAITAGIGLFITFIGLVNAGIVQQGGAIISLGNIKSPVVLLAIIGLMIAATLLIKNVNGAFLISIIITSAIGMIFTIVPMPTGIIDLPPSIQPVFMKVFDVSRSQIFSLDMLVIVLTLLFVNMFDSIGFLLGIAQRANLLDENGNMPNVKKALLAESISTTSASVLGTSTLATTVESGSGIAVGGRTGLTACVTGILFFISLFFAPLFVSIPAQATAPILILVGFLMASSILKINFEDFTDAIPAFITFIMMPLSYSVADGIMFGIIAYTFLKLIAGKKEETKISLLVLSIIFILKFAFL
- the guaA gene encoding glutamine-hydrolyzing GMP synthase, whose translation is MKKQHELVLVIDFGGQYNQLIARRVRENNVYCEILPHTTDIEVIKAKNPKGIIFTGGPNSAYLEESPKISKEIFEIGVPILGICYGVQLMAHLLGGNVRKGTNAEKEYGKTTITYNESNIFTGMTTNTVWMSHTDLIDVLPEGFEVAAYTNDCPVAAMHHPEKRLYGVQFHPEVEHCLEGDIVLRNFLYNVCEVSGDWTTDSFIEEKIKEIKETIGDKKVLCALSGGVDSSVAAVLVHKAIGDNLTCVFVDHGLLRKNEGNDVERIFRDKFDMNLIRVNCEDRFLSKLKGVTEPEAKRKIIGEEFIRVFEEESNKLGKMDFLVQGTIYPDVVESGQGEAATIKSHHNVGGIPEDIEFKIVEPLRELFKDEVRKIGLELGIDYDLIYRHPFPGPGLGIRVIGEVTKERCDILREADAIYMDELKKAGLYSEIWQAFATLPDVKTVGVMGDERTYAYLVGIRAVTSSDGMTSDWYKMPYDVLEKISNRIVNEVDGANRVVYDITSKPPGTIEWE
- the guaB gene encoding IMP dehydrogenase, with amino-acid sequence MAKILKEGLTFDDVLLVPQKSEVLPKDVSTQTQLTKTIKLNIPLMSAGMDTVTESKMAISMARQGGIGIIHKNMSIEDQALEVDKVKRSESGVIVDPFFLSKEHTIKDADDIMARYKISGVPIVDEDNKLIGIITNRDIKFEDDFTKKVDQVMTSENLVTAREGINLVEAQQILKKHKIEKLPIVDEEGHLKGLITIKDIEKKIQYPNSAKDAQGRLLCGAALGISADLMDRVDALVKANVDVVVLDSAHGHSMGVINALKKVKERYPKLQVIAGNVATAAATEDLIKAGADCVKVGIGPGSICTTRVVAGIGVPQVTAVMDCAEVGHKYGVPVIADGGIKYSGDIVKALAAGASICMMGSMFAGTEESPGETVLYRGRSYKTYRGMGSIGAMEKGSKDRYFQNDAKKLVPEGVEGMVAYKGKAEDIVYQMIGGIRAGMGYCGAATIKDLMENSEFIKITSASLKESHPHDITITKEAPNYSTQGEV